GTGAAGGACCTAAAAGTGCAAACTTTTTACGCTCTTTCGGTGTGGATTCTGCCGTGTATTATCACATGGGAGAAGGCGTATATAACTCATTTGTAGACAATAAAATGGATGTGTACACTACTGAACACACAAAAATGTCTTTAAATGAAATTCATGAAAAATATCTAAAAAAGAAACTGAGCAAAGTAGACAATTCAAACTATAAAGAAAAACTTGATCCGGGTAACGGTGGAGCTTGTCAATGTGGATGTGAGGGATAAGATGTCTAGAGAGATCAAAGATAGATATATAACCTTTGATAACATTGACTGCTATGAAAATGCGGCATTGGTTTTAGAAGCTATGGATGAACTTTTCGAACAAAAACCTACAGCTTACAATGATTTTTGGAAGCGTTTTATGCAGACTATACCTCAAAACTATAAACAAGAGTTTGTAAAAGAGAACAATAAAGATACTTTGTATCAAGTGTGCTCAAATGTATTTTACATCTTTGACCTTTTTGAAGAACACGATTTTGACAAAGGGATCGAGATGATGGATCAATGCGAATTGGAGTGTTGTTAAGATGGAAAAGTCAGTTGATTATTATTTAAATTTGGATTATCCCTTAGAGTGCTTTGCAGGGGAGCATGAAGTTGGAGACGCATACTTGGCTGAGTATGTGGACTTTGACATTAAGGCTGCAAGCGAAGATTATGATGAAGCGATAGCTTTGGCACAAGAGTATCTGCGTGAGCATATCATTAGAGAGTATAACGCAGGGCGTGAGTTACCAAACCCTAGAGAAGGAAGAAGATTTATGAAACATAGAGAAGCACTCAGTGCATATAGACAAAAAGATTATGAGAAAGCGTTGTCATTATGGCAAGAGGAGATCAAACACAAAAATGATCAAGCTATGACAAATTTGGGTCTGATGTATTTAAAAGGTGAGGGTGTATCAAAAGACTTTGCTAAAGCACGTGAATACTTTGAGATGGCTAGTGAGTACGATAATGATTCTGCAAACTACAACTTGGCATTAATCTACCAAACAAAACTAGGCGTTGAAGAGGATGAAGCTAAAACTATTGAATACTTTAGACGTGCTGTAAAGAAAAATCACCAAGGGGCTAACTTTAGACTAGGCCTTATGCTTTTAAAAGACAGAACTAATCTGGCTTTAGTCAAAGAGGGATTTGATTGTATGTTAAGCGCAGCAAAAACAAATCATCCAATGGCTCTGGCTCAAATGGGTGGTGTAGATAAAGAACCAAACACTGCATGTGAACCAAATATGATGTTTAGAAACTATTCAAAAGAGAAACAGTTAGAGTTGGTAATGGATGCAATCGACAGATATATTCGTCCTATCTTGGTAAAAGACGGCGGAGATATTACGTTAATCGATTACATCAACTATCCTGAGATTGAGATCCGTTTAGCTTATCAAGGAAACTGTGCAGGATGTTCTATGGCCTCTACAACTACGTATGAGATTATCATGAACACTCTTTCTCAAGTTATAGATGAAAACATTAGGGTGTACGTCATATGATTAAAGTCGCTTTTGCTTCAAAAGACGGAATTAATGTTAATGAACACTTTGGATGGTGTGAGACTTTTTATCTTTATGAGATAGATGCTGAGAATGCAAATTTGATCAAAGAGATGGACTCATCTAAAAAATATGAAGCTGAGGTGGATAAGCTTGAGTACAAAATCGAGTGTGTAAGTGAAGCGGATATGATCTATGTAACACAAATCGGTCCTAAAGCTGCAAACATGGTGAAGATCGCAGGGATCTATCCTATGAAAGCAGCGAGTGAAAATGAGAAGATCGAAGATGTGATCGTAGCGCTTCAAAAACTTATTGCAAATCCTCCTCTCTGGTTGAAAAGGATACTTTTAAAATGAGTGAAGCGATCCAAATAATTAAAGACCTGTATTATATCGGTGTTAGTGACCCTGATATTCGTACATTTGATATCATTATGAAAACAGCAAACGGGACAACTTACAATGCATATCTTTTGAAAACTTCTGAGGGTGTTATCATCTTCGATACTGTAAAAGAAGAGTTTTCAGAAGAGTTTTTTGAAAAAGTTGAATCTGTATGTTCTTATAGTGATATTAAATATATAATCATGCACCATTTAGAACCCGATCACAGTGGTGCACTTCCTGAGCTTACAAAGCGTGCACCACAGGCAAAAGTTTTTATCTCCCCTATGGCACAACCGATGTTAAAGTCCATTGCAAAAACAAAAGATATGGAGTTTGAAACTGTTTGGACAAATAAAAAACTCACTTTAGGAAATAAAACAATCACCTTTTTAAGTACACCGAATCTACATTGGCCTGAGACAATGA
This Sulfurimonas sp. C5 DNA region includes the following protein-coding sequences:
- a CDS encoding NifU family protein — encoded protein: MEKSVDYYLNLDYPLECFAGEHEVGDAYLAEYVDFDIKAASEDYDEAIALAQEYLREHIIREYNAGRELPNPREGRRFMKHREALSAYRQKDYEKALSLWQEEIKHKNDQAMTNLGLMYLKGEGVSKDFAKAREYFEMASEYDNDSANYNLALIYQTKLGVEEDEAKTIEYFRRAVKKNHQGANFRLGLMLLKDRTNLALVKEGFDCMLSAAKTNHPMALAQMGGVDKEPNTACEPNMMFRNYSKEKQLELVMDAIDRYIRPILVKDGGDITLIDYINYPEIEIRLAYQGNCAGCSMASTTTYEIIMNTLSQVIDENIRVYVI
- the cowN gene encoding N(2)-fixation sustaining protein CowN; the protein is MSREIKDRYITFDNIDCYENAALVLEAMDELFEQKPTAYNDFWKRFMQTIPQNYKQEFVKENNKDTLYQVCSNVFYIFDLFEEHDFDKGIEMMDQCELECC
- a CDS encoding NifB/NifX family molybdenum-iron cluster-binding protein, producing the protein MIKVAFASKDGINVNEHFGWCETFYLYEIDAENANLIKEMDSSKKYEAEVDKLEYKIECVSEADMIYVTQIGPKAANMVKIAGIYPMKAASENEKIEDVIVALQKLIANPPLWLKRILLK
- a CDS encoding NifB/NifX family molybdenum-iron cluster-binding protein → MLAIPLDNEFDASISELFGQAPYFGLLNLDDGELTVVKNEVMGEGPKSANFLRSFGVDSAVYYHMGEGVYNSFVDNKMDVYTTEHTKMSLNEIHEKYLKKKLSKVDNSNYKEKLDPGNGGACQCGCEG